One genomic segment of Cinclus cinclus chromosome 31, bCinCin1.1, whole genome shotgun sequence includes these proteins:
- the CTXND2 gene encoding cortexin domain containing 2, with protein sequence METPTALPALDVDKAVATAFVVLLGLFLLAMTVRCARLVVDPYSAIPTSTWEEEPIN encoded by the coding sequence ATGGAGACCCCCACAGCGCTGCCCGCCCTGGACGTGGACAAAGCCGTGGCCACGGCCTTCGTCGTGCTGCTGGGGCTCTTCCTCCTCGCCATGACCGTGCGCTGCGCCCGGCTCGTGGTGGATCCCTACAGCGCCATTCCCACCTCCACCTGGGAGGAGGAACCCATCAActga